TGAACAAGGAGAAGGCTGACCGCTTTTTTGGCCAGAGCCTTATTCTCTCGTTTATTGTCGGCGTGTTCATGGTCGTGCTGTTTTCTGCAGGCAAGGGAATCATGTTCGGCGTCATGGAGGTTGAACCCGAACTGCTCAACTACGTGAACGAGTTCTACGGCTGGTTCCTGGGGCTCGCCTTCATTATCCCGCTAAACAATACGTTGCAGGAGATGGTCTACGTGGACGGCGACACGGGAACCTGCAAGGCCTCGTATGCCGCGCTCCTGCTCGGCAACCTCGTACTTTCGTGCATATTCTGTCGGTTCATGGGAATGTCCGGGATTGCCCTCGGTACGCTCCTGTCGGTGATGCTCAGCATCATAGTACTTTGTACGCACTTTGCCCGCAAGAACAATTCGCTCCGGTTCGTGTGGCACTTTAACATACGCGATTCCATGTCGGTAATCCGGTTCAGCATCGCGGAGGCGTGCGAGTTCTTTTTCTTTGCGCTGTTCGCTGGCCTCATGAACCTTTACTTTGTTGCAAATTTCGGCAGTGACCGCATTACGGTGCTTTCGGTTGTTTACGAAATCGTGGAACTGAGCGTCGTGTTTAACGGCATATGGATGGCGGCAGAACCGCTCATAAACATCTATCGTGGCGAAGATAATGACCGTGGAGTGCTCCAGGTGATGCGCTTCGTGAACTGGACGGTGCTCAAGGAGAGCCTGCTTGCGACCGCGATTCTCCTGTTTTGTGCCCCGCTGCTCACGCACGTGTTCCATATCCGTTCCGAGGAACTTGCCGGCGAAATGGCCTTTGCGATACGCGCGTGTGCCGTAGGCCTATGCCCGCTTGCTCTGGTGAAAATCTACGCGGCGTTCCACGTACACGAAAAGCCTGTGCTCTCCTTCATATTCATTCTCTTCGTGATGTTCCTGAGCCCTGTCGTATGCGTGATGGGTGCGGGTGCGCTGTGGGGCGGCGAATACGTGTGGCTGGGCTTTGGTGCGGCTCCCTTCTTGGCGATGGGGCTATGCGCGGGCGTACAGGTGCTGATTTATGGCAGGGCGCGATTCCCGCTGTTGCTCGAACACCTCACGGTTGCGGATTACTGGCACATGCACGACATGCTCCTGACACCGGAAAACCTGATTGCCTACCGCGACAGCGTGGGGGAACTGCTCAAGCGCAAGTCGGTGAACGAGATGAGTGTCGTGAAGGCGATGCTGTTGCTCGAGGAGATGGGCATGAGCGTTTATGAACGTAATGCCGGCCGCCGCGTGTTTGTCGAATTTGCCGTGCTTTTGCGCGAAAAGGACTTTGTGCTTGTTATCAAGGACGACGGCAAGATTATGGACCTTACCGATTTGGAACAGTCGGTGACGGGTCTGCGCGCCTACCTGGTGAACATGTTCATGACGGTCCAGCGCGAAAAGCAGTACCTGCTTACGTCGAACTACAACCGGCACGTTTTCCGGTTCGACCGCTAGTCAAACTAATTGTTGTATTGTAACCATGCCGAGTTCAGAGAAGTTACGTGACCATGTTTTGGAGCAGTTCAATGGAAAGCTGCTTGAAGGTGGCTTCCGCGTGACGACCCGCAAGATGATGGGCGAGTACATCCTCTATGCCGACGGAAAAATCTTCGGCGGGATTTACGATGACCGCTTGCTGGTGAAGCCCATGCCGGCGGCTGTGGCGATGCTCCCCGGCGCAAAGAAGCAACTGCCCTACGAAGGTGCAAAGCCCATGCTCCGTGTGACCAACGAACAGATTGCCGATAGCAAGTTTTTGGCGAAGCTTCTGGACGCGATGCTGCCCGAACTGCCCGCCGCAAAGCCATCAAAGAAGAAGTGATGTTATTCTGGAGGCTCGAAGAGTCGATAGAATGTCATTCCCGTCGCTTTACTTGTCATCCCCGCGACCTGTGGTGAGCGTCGCCGAACCAAGGCGGGGATCTATAATCCCGACGAACGCACGGAATTTGCTGATAACCTACGCTCATTTTCAAGCGCGTTAATATATCTTCATGAATATGGGGGTTAGTTATGTTCTCGCCTAAACACAATTTGTGGATGATTCTGGTATGCGTGTGCATGCTTGTTTTTCCGGCGTGGGCGGGTTCTTCAAAATCATATAGCGAAGATGAAAAGCCGACCGTTCTGGAGGTGATTTTGGGCCTTGCTGATTGGGCGACTTCTTGCGACAAGGACGATACGGAATGCCAGCGGAGAAAGGCGGCAGACGAGAAAGGTGCAGGCGAGGCGAGAGAACGGGAGAGGGAGCGCACACTCAAGGAGAACAGGAAAAAGTGGAACGAGAAAAACCGGAACTACAAGGACCATTATTTGGGATTGTCCTTGGCGGCCCCGTTTGTCGCCGAAGATAGGGAGGTGATGTTCGGACTGGATCTTGTTGTCGGTTTGGTTTTTCGGTTTGGTGAGTTTTACGCAATGGCGGGCGGGGGAGCGAATGCGTCGATGTACTTTCTCAATGGGGAATTATTCTACAGGCCGCCAATCGACGTGAACGGCATCTGGAAAATTGCGCCTGAAATCGGCATGGGCGTGACATCTTATAGGCCGTTCGATAGCGAGGATCGTGTTGAGCCCTTGTACCATTATTCAGTGGGCGTGCGCTACGAGCATACATTGCAGAGCCACAAGAATATCATCGAAGACGAGGACGTGCTGATTAACGGGGTGAGCGCCGGTTGCGCCGTGTGGATGAACTACGCCGATTTTGCCGGCGTCAAGTGCGACGTCCGATTCGGACTGTATTTGTAAGTCCGTTTTGTTTGATGAAGCTTGCAAATTGTTGGATGGAATGAATTCGGTTTTTGCCTAGATATTCTATTTTATAGATAATGGCTCGCGGAATTTTATGGATTGTGTTGACGGTGTGCGCCCTGCTGTTTGTGGGGTGCTCGAACCATCCGCCTTCTGCGGCGCAGTTTATGAATGTGAGGAATGGAATTAATTTCGTTGCTGGCGGAGCGGTAAGAACAGGGGATTTAGATAACAGGAAAATTCCTGGGCGGGACGATGAATCGGTATCTTATGAAGAAGGGTATTGGAATACGGATTTAGCGCTGTCTTTTGCCTTTCCATATGCGGTAGTGGCGCTGGATTTAGAAGATTATACTTACAGAACCATTATGGGTGGCCGATCCCGGTATTTTGGGGTTCAGGGGTGGTACGGAATTGCAATCGATGAGCGCCGCGATGGGGCATCGTCGAGAATGTATCATGTGGGTGGAGTGATGCTTGTGGAACAGTATCCTGTATCTAAAAATTTCAAAGTGGGAATAAGTGAGCATGTATCCCGCAATTCGTATATGGTTGTCGATGATCCGGGGTGTTGCTCTATCAATACTTTGTATCCTGAGGTATATCCAGAATTTGGTGCCGGTGCTTATGTTGTGTATAAAGGTTTTTCGGCGGAATTTCGCTATGGAAGAGAAATCGGGGCGTCGAACAACCGCTTTTATTTTCAGTTGAACTATGCCATTTTCTTAGAGGAATGGAATTACAGCAAGTAGCCACGGGGGTGTTAGGGGGTGCCCCTTTTTATGCTTTTACGAAAAGCAGTTCTTGACGCACGCTTCGGGGATTGCAGCGAAGGCGAGCAGGGTTATGCCGTACTTGGGCTGGAGTTTCTTGATGCGATGCTCCCGGAAGTGCCTGCTGCGAAAGCGAAGAAGAAATAAGTTCCGACGGATGTGCTTATCAACGGGGTGAGCGCCGGCCGCGGTGTGATTTTATTTGTCAAACAGGTCCGAGTGCGTTCCTGTGCGGACAAGTTCCAATATCAATACATCGTCTTGTTTACGGTAAACCAAGAGCCAATCCGGCTTGATGTGAAGTTCTCTATGCCCGGACCAATTTCCTCCAAGAGCATGATCCCGATACTTGTCTTCAAGAGGGGCGTCATTTGCGAGCTTTGAAATAACGGCGTATAATTCCTCCATATCGTAATTTCGTTTCTTTGCTCGCTTGACATCTTTCTTGTATTGTGATGTCCATAGGATTTTGTATCTAGGTCCTTTCTCTACCAAGATTTCATCTCCCGAATGGCTTCGTTGACCGTATACGTCTTCATCTTCGAGGGGTTCTTCTGGTATTTCGCATAAATTTCATCGGACTCTTCCATCGCCTTGATGGTATCCCGATTCGGACGGTTGATGGAAATTTCAAAAGGGATTCTTCCTTCGCGTAGAACCTGCTTGGTAAATACGTTGTATAGCCCCGAGATGGTCATTCCCACCTTTTCGCAAAAATCGGCGATGCCCTTTTTGTCGTCGTCGTCCAGTGTAATCGTCAGATTTGCCATTGTGCCCTCTTTTAAGTGGGTGGATTCTATGTGAAATATACATAAAAATCACAAAAAAGTCAATGTTTTATGTGTGTATTTAACTGTTTTGACATTGTTTGGCTCTATTTTATTTGATAAAGCCTGCAAATTGTTGGATGGAATGAATTCGGTTTTTGCCTAGATATTCTATTTTATAGATAATGGCTCGCGGAATTTTATGGATTGTGTTGATGGTGTGTGCCCTGCTGCTTGCGGGGTGCTCAAGTCATCCGCCTTCTGCGGCACAGTTTATGAATGTGAAAGAAGACGAAGGTGATATTGTTGTTGGAGGGACCGCTAAAATCGGTGACCTCCATCGAGGCAAGAATCGGTTGCAGAGTGACTATTCTGATGTAGAACTCTTTGGTGATTTAGATGTTTCTCTTTTGTTTAGATACAGCCATTTGGTTCTGGGACTTTATTCGGAAAATCTTTATTCGATAAGCGGCCTTGCTGGTTCCCGATGGGAATACGTAGGCGTTCAAGGCTGGTTCGGTATGTCTGTTTTAGTGGTTGACAAGCAAGTCCCTATTTACGGCGGATTGATGTTAATCGAAGAATATCCTGTAAGTAAAAATCTTAGAGTGGGGCTAAGTGAACACATTTCGCGTAATGCCCACGGTGTAGATAAGAATGAAGCTGGTTTAGGTTCTCCGGCTACGGGTTTTTATCATGAGTTTGGTACCGGAATTTATTTGGCGTATAAGGCTTTCTCGGTAGAGTTGCGATATGGACGGGAATTTGATGAACCGAGAAATCGCTTTTATTTTATGGTAAATTATGGCTTTGATTCTGATGGCTAGGCTTTTAAAAAAGGGCAAAATGTCTAAGTTCTAAGCTCTAAGTTATGCCAACTTAATCCCCTATTTGCTTTTCTCCGTGGAATTTTGTATCTTAAAATCCGAAAAATTTGTAATTTGCTCACAGAGGTAAAACAATGGATATTCAGGAACTTTCGGAAAAGGTGCGCCAGCAGAGTGCTTTTTGCATGAATTTGCTGCGTGAAGTGGAAGGGACGGTGATTGGCCAGAAGGCTCTGGTCGAAAGCATTTTGACGGGTATTCTGGCCGATGGTCAC
This genomic interval from Fibrobacter sp. UWR3 contains the following:
- a CDS encoding MATE family efflux transporter, whose amino-acid sequence is MRIRESFSGRRFRSMLFTASVSVCAEFVNVFIDKVVAAQFLGDTALAAISFFTPLFSFIFFMSAVVMVGSLVCYSIELGRMNKEKADRFFGQSLILSFIVGVFMVVLFSAGKGIMFGVMEVEPELLNYVNEFYGWFLGLAFIIPLNNTLQEMVYVDGDTGTCKASYAALLLGNLVLSCIFCRFMGMSGIALGTLLSVMLSIIVLCTHFARKNNSLRFVWHFNIRDSMSVIRFSIAEACEFFFFALFAGLMNLYFVANFGSDRITVLSVVYEIVELSVVFNGIWMAAEPLINIYRGEDNDRGVLQVMRFVNWTVLKESLLATAILLFCAPLLTHVFHIRSEELAGEMAFAIRACAVGLCPLALVKIYAAFHVHEKPVLSFIFILFVMFLSPVVCVMGAGALWGGEYVWLGFGAAPFLAMGLCAGVQVLIYGRARFPLLLEHLTVADYWHMHDMLLTPENLIAYRDSVGELLKRKSVNEMSVVKAMLLLEEMGMSVYERNAGRRVFVEFAVLLREKDFVLVIKDDGKIMDLTDLEQSVTGLRAYLVNMFMTVQREKQYLLTSNYNRHVFRFDR
- a CDS encoding TfoX/Sxy family protein, translating into MPSSEKLRDHVLEQFNGKLLEGGFRVTTRKMMGEYILYADGKIFGGIYDDRLLVKPMPAAVAMLPGAKKQLPYEGAKPMLRVTNEQIADSKFLAKLLDAMLPELPAAKPSKKK
- a CDS encoding type II toxin-antitoxin system YafQ family toxin gives rise to the protein MVEKGPRYKILWTSQYKKDVKRAKKRNYDMEELYAVISKLANDAPLEDKYRDHALGGNWSGHRELHIKPDWLLVYRKQDDVLILELVRTGTHSDLFDK
- a CDS encoding type II toxin-antitoxin system RelB/DinJ family antitoxin; protein product: MANLTITLDDDDKKGIADFCEKVGMTISGLYNVFTKQVLREGRIPFEISINRPNRDTIKAMEESDEIYAKYQKNPSKMKTYTVNEAIREMKSW